One window from the genome of Pseudomonas sp. LFM046 encodes:
- a CDS encoding S24 family peptidase codes for MNREKPAYVAEEAARLSAIYTARKADDKSLSQLRVAHECGWSTQSAVSQYLRGTIPLNLEALIKLSKALQFSPAEVSPRLAENLAIAQQQMTSEGEDNPTGTKDDRSAPHQDDYALIPQYTAKGSSGSGYLNEHVEVNGTLAFKRAWLARMSLKPETLKVIYNHGQSNWPTLDDGEVLLIDESQTEPRNGKMFAILDQDSETIVKRLIRELTGTWLIRSDNPDKARYPDLPITEEGLRSIQIIGRVVWRGGAI; via the coding sequence ATGAACAGAGAAAAACCCGCCTACGTCGCAGAAGAAGCCGCGCGCCTATCTGCGATATACACAGCACGCAAGGCAGACGATAAGTCTCTGAGCCAGTTACGCGTGGCTCACGAGTGCGGCTGGTCCACCCAGAGCGCCGTGAGCCAATACCTCCGCGGAACCATACCGCTGAACCTGGAAGCTCTGATAAAACTCAGTAAGGCACTCCAGTTTTCGCCTGCCGAGGTAAGCCCGCGCCTAGCGGAAAACCTGGCCATTGCACAACAGCAGATGACCAGTGAAGGGGAGGACAACCCCACGGGCACCAAGGATGACCGCAGCGCCCCACATCAGGATGATTACGCCTTGATCCCGCAGTACACGGCTAAAGGTTCTTCCGGTAGCGGCTACCTCAATGAGCACGTTGAGGTAAACGGTACCCTTGCTTTCAAACGCGCCTGGCTGGCCCGCATGAGCCTGAAGCCAGAAACCCTCAAGGTGATTTACAACCATGGGCAGAGCAACTGGCCAACACTAGATGACGGCGAGGTGCTGTTGATCGATGAAAGCCAGACTGAGCCGCGAAACGGCAAGATGTTCGCGATCCTTGACCAGGACAGCGAAACCATCGTCAAACGCCTGATTCGCGAACTCACTGGCACCTGGCTCATTCGCTCGGACAACCCGGATAAGGCCCGCTACCCAGACCTCCCAATCACCGAAGAAGGCCTCCGCTCCATCCAGATCATTGGGCGAGTCGTCTGGCGCGGCGGAGCGATCTGA
- a CDS encoding Cro/CI family transcriptional regulator: MTDDIGVPLKEFAKGRTQPEMAAALGVTQSAVSQMVHSNRDIRVRETTKGRYEAFEIRPIGSRRKKAG; encoded by the coding sequence ATGACTGATGACATTGGCGTGCCCTTAAAGGAGTTCGCCAAGGGCAGGACACAGCCGGAGATGGCTGCAGCGCTGGGAGTGACGCAGAGTGCGGTATCGCAGATGGTCCATTCCAACCGTGACATCCGTGTACGTGAAACAACGAAGGGACGTTACGAGGCGTTTGAGATCCGGCCCATAGGCAGTCGCCGGAAGAAGGCAGGTTAA
- a CDS encoding TraR/DksA C4-type zinc finger protein, whose protein sequence is MVDLVDMANEVAELRLNEALERQRREGNVSAVSAEFCEDCDDAIPEPRRLALPGVQTCVECQGLREVRRA, encoded by the coding sequence ATGGTTGATCTCGTGGATATGGCCAATGAAGTGGCTGAGCTGCGCCTGAATGAAGCGCTGGAGCGTCAGCGCCGGGAAGGCAACGTGTCGGCAGTGAGCGCCGAGTTCTGCGAAGACTGCGATGACGCCATCCCCGAGCCACGTCGTCTGGCGCTGCCCGGGGTGCAGACCTGCGTCGAGTGCCAGGGGCTGCGGGAGGTGCGTCGTGCATGA
- a CDS encoding PriCT-2 domain-containing protein — translation MHDHIPLALSDLHLLLSYIPATDRETWLQVGMGIKAEFGQNGFDAWDTWSQTGTGYNLRDAKTVWRSFKKGGVGLGTVIKLAQGNGWKPERTEMTREDRQRLAEQHESRRKARQAEVEADEAKAATMRAAVADACSIIWQQHVQADGASAYLARKGVGAHGVGFLRRTVVLEIDDQSERCQIWAGTDAQTYLRNLPKPRPAHLSMLVMRRGDLVIPLRDASGALHALQHIGGNGTKLFPKYGRKSGCFHVLTELDGAEVIGLAEGYATAASCVEASGWPVVMAVDSGNLPAVARALREQFPVARLVLCGDDDPAKPGNPGRSKAEAAALEVSGVAVFPTGADGKDWNDLHQAAGRDVVREQLLAALALQPVVRSALDSVGDDLPPTPSGDAAEAAAPTEGGGGSAVDPLERLIGRYALVEGDTKVFDLHGRVVMKKSAFELLVTRPLAKRWYDFEDKKCISPDLARRMAEQAVMDAKGKRGREKAGAKAVAPTERYVYIDGTQDIWDDAKRRRIPVAALRVALGDAFSLWLNSDERRVVDQEHLVFDPRMEKDPSIYINTFDGLPMVPGTDFSKCTAILQMVNFLCNDDEAAVRWLLCWLALPLQKVGSKMATAVLMHSTMEGSGKSLLLSDIMREIYGAYGATVGQTQLESQWSAWQSNKLFGVFEEVVSRDQRYNQVGKIKHMVTGKTMRIESKFISGWEETNYMNAVFLSNEIIPWPIAPDDRRLLVIWPELTLQGELLERVIAEIKDGGIQALYGYLLQHDVGDFHAHTRPPKTAARQRLVDLSLASWQTFLAEWRAGYLGDLFKPCVSSDLYCLFLEWCSRNKEHTLSHTKFSGFIGTQVPKEKGVPWYDGKRRAFGTFFFPCNTVDPSPPPSLESKALGQSVEAWRASARLAGWHVDNWDHMKKEAA, via the coding sequence GTGCATGACCACATTCCACTGGCGCTTTCTGACCTACACCTGCTGCTGAGCTATATCCCGGCCACCGATCGCGAGACGTGGTTACAGGTCGGCATGGGCATCAAGGCTGAGTTTGGCCAGAACGGTTTCGACGCATGGGACACCTGGAGCCAGACCGGTACCGGCTATAACCTGCGGGATGCGAAAACGGTGTGGCGCAGCTTCAAGAAGGGTGGCGTGGGCCTGGGCACGGTGATCAAGCTGGCTCAGGGCAACGGCTGGAAGCCCGAGCGCACGGAGATGACCCGCGAGGACCGCCAGCGTCTGGCCGAGCAGCATGAATCCCGGCGCAAGGCGCGCCAGGCTGAAGTCGAGGCCGACGAGGCTAAGGCGGCAACGATGCGCGCTGCAGTGGCCGACGCCTGTTCGATCATCTGGCAGCAGCATGTACAAGCCGATGGAGCTAGCGCCTACCTGGCTCGCAAGGGCGTAGGCGCCCATGGCGTCGGCTTCCTGCGTCGTACCGTGGTGCTGGAGATCGACGACCAGTCCGAGCGTTGCCAGATATGGGCCGGCACCGACGCCCAGACCTACCTCAGAAACCTACCAAAGCCCCGCCCGGCACACCTATCGATGCTGGTGATGCGTCGCGGCGACCTAGTAATTCCATTGCGCGATGCCAGTGGCGCCCTGCATGCCCTCCAGCATATCGGTGGCAACGGCACCAAGCTGTTTCCCAAGTACGGCCGCAAGAGCGGTTGCTTCCATGTGCTGACGGAGCTGGATGGCGCTGAGGTGATCGGTCTGGCCGAGGGCTATGCCACGGCCGCCAGCTGCGTTGAGGCGTCCGGCTGGCCGGTGGTAATGGCGGTCGACTCCGGAAACCTGCCGGCGGTGGCCAGGGCGCTGCGCGAGCAGTTCCCCGTCGCGCGCCTGGTTTTGTGTGGCGATGATGACCCAGCGAAGCCCGGCAACCCGGGGCGCAGCAAGGCCGAAGCGGCTGCGCTGGAGGTGAGCGGCGTGGCGGTGTTTCCGACCGGCGCCGACGGCAAGGATTGGAATGACCTGCACCAGGCTGCGGGGCGCGATGTGGTGCGCGAGCAGCTGCTGGCGGCGTTGGCCTTGCAGCCCGTCGTGCGGTCGGCGTTGGACAGCGTAGGCGACGATCTTCCCCCGACCCCATCTGGTGATGCCGCCGAGGCGGCCGCTCCAACAGAGGGGGGCGGGGGGAGTGCGGTTGACCCGCTGGAGCGGCTGATTGGGCGCTATGCCCTGGTGGAGGGCGACACCAAGGTGTTCGACCTGCATGGGCGCGTGGTGATGAAGAAGTCCGCCTTCGAATTGCTGGTCACGCGGCCCCTGGCCAAGCGCTGGTATGACTTCGAAGATAAGAAGTGCATCTCGCCGGATTTGGCAAGGCGCATGGCCGAGCAGGCTGTGATGGATGCCAAGGGCAAGCGGGGTCGAGAAAAGGCCGGGGCGAAGGCCGTGGCGCCGACCGAGCGTTACGTTTACATCGATGGCACCCAGGACATCTGGGACGATGCCAAGCGTCGGCGCATCCCGGTAGCGGCCCTGCGCGTGGCCCTGGGCGATGCCTTCTCGCTGTGGCTGAACAGTGACGAGCGGCGGGTGGTGGATCAGGAGCACCTGGTGTTCGACCCGCGCATGGAGAAGGACCCGAGCATCTACATCAATACCTTTGACGGCCTGCCGATGGTGCCCGGTACTGATTTCAGCAAGTGCACGGCGATCCTGCAAATGGTGAACTTCCTCTGTAACGACGATGAGGCTGCTGTGCGCTGGTTGCTCTGCTGGCTGGCCCTGCCGCTACAGAAGGTCGGCTCCAAGATGGCGACGGCGGTGCTGATGCACTCGACCATGGAAGGCTCCGGCAAGAGCCTGTTGCTGTCGGACATCATGCGGGAGATCTACGGCGCCTATGGGGCGACCGTGGGGCAGACCCAGCTGGAGTCGCAGTGGTCGGCCTGGCAGTCGAACAAGCTGTTTGGCGTGTTCGAGGAAGTGGTCAGTCGCGACCAGCGCTACAACCAGGTCGGCAAGATCAAGCACATGGTCACCGGCAAGACCATGCGCATCGAGTCGAAGTTCATCAGTGGTTGGGAAGAGACCAACTACATGAACGCCGTGTTCCTCTCCAACGAAATCATCCCTTGGCCCATCGCCCCTGACGATCGGCGGCTGCTCGTGATCTGGCCCGAGCTCACCCTGCAGGGCGAATTGCTCGAGCGCGTGATTGCCGAAATCAAGGACGGCGGAATACAGGCGCTGTACGGCTACCTGTTGCAACACGACGTGGGCGACTTCCACGCCCATACCCGGCCGCCGAAGACGGCAGCGCGGCAGCGCCTGGTCGACCTCTCGCTGGCCAGCTGGCAGACGTTCCTGGCCGAATGGCGCGCCGGCTACCTGGGCGACCTGTTCAAGCCCTGCGTGAGCAGCGACCTGTACTGCCTGTTCCTCGAGTGGTGTTCACGGAACAAGGAGCACACGCTGAGCCACACGAAGTTCAGCGGCTTCATCGGCACCCAGGTGCCCAAGGAGAAGGGCGTGCCCTGGTACGACGGCAAGCGGCGGGCCTTCGGGACGTTCTTCTTCCCCTGCAACACGGTCGATCCTTCCCCGCCCCCATCCCTGGAGAGCAAGGCGCTTGGCCAGTCGGTCGAGGCGTGGCGCGCTTCGGCGCGCCTGGCTGGCTGGCACGTCGACAACTGGGACCACATGAAGAAGGAGGCCGCATGA
- a CDS encoding phage holin, lambda family has translation MTEKDPSLWGIVLAWLLEPSPALQGFLMALLIAVLRLIYDRKEKAWQRIALEGLLCGLLTVAGTSITALALSFWWPTFQAPVAQIAIGVGGTVGFFGVEAVRRAAIRLLGSQLRQVAPGDSEQQ, from the coding sequence ATGACCGAGAAGGACCCGAGCCTGTGGGGGATTGTCCTTGCCTGGCTGCTCGAACCATCGCCGGCGCTGCAGGGGTTTCTTATGGCTCTGCTTATCGCTGTGTTGCGGCTGATCTACGACCGCAAAGAGAAGGCCTGGCAACGCATTGCCCTGGAAGGGCTGCTGTGTGGCCTGCTGACGGTTGCTGGAACATCCATCACCGCCCTGGCGCTGAGCTTCTGGTGGCCAACCTTCCAGGCTCCTGTGGCGCAGATCGCCATCGGTGTCGGCGGCACGGTGGGTTTCTTCGGTGTCGAAGCGGTACGACGAGCAGCTATCCGCCTGTTGGGTTCACAGCTCCGGCAGGTTGCCCCGGGCGATAGCGAGCAGCAGTAG
- a CDS encoding terminase small subunit gives MGKQVTKAELSEIVGRDERTLSRWQNDGMPVAEYGMGRGNENQYDTEQVIGWLIQIAALNGKKESARDRLDRIRADREEVALAKDLDEVVVAEEMIERFEAMITAAKLELLNTFPENLAADLSARYGIDVDVELIREPIAGILTELSNYDPDDDDPSDGDFDEPDDPETAEEDGE, from the coding sequence ATGGGTAAGCAAGTCACCAAGGCAGAGCTGAGCGAAATCGTCGGCCGCGACGAGCGCACCTTGAGTCGCTGGCAAAACGACGGCATGCCCGTCGCCGAGTACGGCATGGGTCGCGGCAACGAGAACCAGTACGACACCGAACAGGTGATCGGCTGGCTGATCCAGATCGCGGCGCTCAACGGCAAGAAGGAGAGCGCCCGCGACCGGCTCGACCGAATCCGGGCGGACCGTGAAGAGGTGGCCTTGGCCAAGGACCTCGACGAGGTTGTGGTGGCGGAGGAAATGATCGAGCGCTTCGAGGCCATGATCACCGCCGCCAAGCTGGAGCTGCTGAACACCTTCCCCGAGAACCTGGCCGCCGACCTGTCGGCCCGCTACGGCATCGACGTGGATGTCGAACTGATCCGCGAACCCATCGCGGGAATCCTCACGGAGCTTTCCAACTATGACCCTGATGACGATGACCCGTCTGACGGGGACTTTGACGAGCCGGACGATCCGGAGACAGCTGAGGAAGACGGCGAATAA
- a CDS encoding terminase gpA endonuclease subunit — protein sequence MSIIEWAAKYRYLSSEEAGRPGKYRFHVTPHLVWPGGPLEALEDPKVSEIVCRKSAQVAWTSGVLGNALGKWIDIDPSPILVLFPKAEAAKQYVAEKLEPMIEATPRLKKKVDLRSRKLQQRQDFKKFPGGFLKLVGSNSPSSVKSTPVPRVAVEEPDDCNLNLRGQGDSIKLAKERLKTFRRSKIIIGGTPTIEGLSAIDAELELSDKRIGLVPCHECGEEHALSFDHLMCPDDPDYTHEVYGHKRPESAYYACPHCGCSWDDNQKNANLQHGRWLATAEFRGIAGYILNELYATFHGSRFAVLLEKKLQAEYAAARGNIGPMIAYVNSSMGVSYAYKSDAPKTDELENRAEAYAELTAPRGVLLVTAGVDVQGDRLAVTIVGWGRGEESWRLYWGELPGNPIDPGDAVWTALDKLLAQPIPSEAGYTLAISGMSIDSSDGNTNHAVYTYVRDRKQFNIMAIKGASVDNRDKEIFTKPPATADTTQDNTKASKYGLRVYIVGTHKAKTLIDGRLRLKGSGPGRMHWYSEIRADYYEQITNEVLAPHPRTPSKMVWQKKAGRRNEALDCEVYALHAARSLKTHLLRDNEWDQLERQLLQPTLFAGDQPTAPVPARAVGRRGTRSRAGR from the coding sequence ATGTCGATTATCGAGTGGGCGGCAAAGTACCGGTACCTGTCTTCGGAGGAAGCGGGTCGCCCCGGCAAGTACCGTTTCCACGTCACGCCGCACCTGGTGTGGCCCGGTGGTCCGTTGGAGGCCCTGGAAGATCCGAAAGTCAGCGAGATCGTCTGCCGCAAGTCCGCCCAGGTAGCCTGGACCTCCGGCGTCCTGGGCAACGCCCTCGGCAAGTGGATCGACATCGACCCGTCCCCGATCCTGGTCCTGTTCCCGAAGGCCGAGGCCGCCAAGCAGTACGTGGCGGAGAAACTGGAGCCGATGATCGAGGCCACGCCTCGGCTGAAGAAGAAGGTCGACCTGCGCAGCCGCAAGCTGCAGCAGCGCCAGGACTTCAAGAAGTTTCCTGGTGGCTTCCTCAAGCTGGTGGGCTCCAACAGCCCGTCCAGCGTGAAATCGACCCCGGTGCCTCGGGTGGCGGTGGAGGAGCCAGACGATTGCAACCTGAACCTGCGGGGGCAGGGTGACAGCATCAAGCTGGCGAAGGAGCGTCTGAAGACCTTCCGTCGCTCCAAGATCATCATCGGCGGCACGCCGACTATCGAGGGTCTGTCGGCCATCGACGCCGAGCTGGAGCTGTCGGACAAGCGCATTGGCCTGGTGCCTTGCCACGAATGCGGCGAAGAGCACGCACTCAGCTTCGACCACCTGATGTGCCCGGATGACCCGGACTACACCCACGAGGTGTATGGCCACAAGCGCCCAGAGTCGGCCTACTACGCTTGTCCGCATTGCGGCTGCAGCTGGGATGACAACCAGAAGAACGCGAACCTGCAGCATGGACGCTGGCTGGCCACCGCTGAGTTTCGCGGGATCGCCGGCTACATCCTCAACGAGCTGTATGCCACGTTCCACGGCTCGCGCTTCGCCGTGCTGCTGGAGAAGAAGCTCCAGGCCGAGTACGCCGCCGCGCGCGGCAACATCGGCCCGATGATCGCCTACGTGAACAGCTCCATGGGCGTGAGCTATGCGTACAAGAGCGACGCGCCTAAGACCGACGAGCTGGAGAACCGCGCCGAGGCCTACGCCGAGCTGACCGCGCCCCGGGGCGTGCTGCTGGTGACGGCGGGTGTCGACGTTCAGGGCGACCGCTTGGCTGTGACAATTGTTGGTTGGGGGCGGGGTGAGGAGTCCTGGCGGTTGTACTGGGGCGAGTTGCCCGGCAACCCCATCGACCCCGGCGATGCGGTGTGGACTGCACTGGATAAGCTGCTGGCACAGCCGATCCCCAGCGAGGCCGGCTACACCCTGGCCATCTCCGGCATGAGCATCGACAGCTCGGACGGCAACACCAACCACGCGGTGTACACCTACGTCCGTGATCGCAAGCAGTTCAACATCATGGCGATCAAGGGCGCCTCGGTGGACAACCGCGACAAGGAAATCTTCACCAAGCCGCCCGCCACGGCTGACACCACGCAGGACAACACCAAGGCGTCGAAGTACGGCCTGCGGGTTTACATCGTGGGCACGCACAAGGCCAAGACCCTGATCGATGGGCGCCTGCGCTTGAAGGGCTCGGGACCTGGGCGGATGCACTGGTACAGCGAGATCCGCGCGGACTACTACGAGCAGATCACCAATGAGGTGCTGGCACCGCATCCGCGTACCCCCAGCAAGATGGTCTGGCAGAAGAAAGCTGGCCGGCGCAACGAGGCGCTCGACTGCGAGGTGTATGCCTTGCACGCCGCCCGCAGCCTGAAAACTCACCTGCTACGTGACAACGAATGGGACCAGCTGGAGCGGCAACTGCTCCAGCCCACGCTGTTCGCGGGCGATCAACCCACCGCTCCGGTGCCGGCCCGCGCGGTCGGTCGCCGTGGCACCCGCAGCCGCGCAGGCCGATAG
- a CDS encoding phage portal protein: MGLFKKNPAELLMREALRLAKATAAPGQVVAQGGGGGVETRWRGASRVLRSMASWIPGLGSPRRDLPSNERRMLIARSHDAMRNHLLARGVISRLRTNVVGTGLVCRAQVDQVALGISEAEAERLNALLDWVWNLYADNPMECDAEGQLNHYQLQALALVSSMVSGDLLVATPDEERPGCVFSTRLQLIEGDRVANPNFAPDREGLVDGVEFDRLGAPVAFHVCRGYPGDLTAGSSMAWDRLPVFGAATGRRRVLHVMADKSRPGQKRGAPYLAPILEPLQKLERYSSAELMAAVVSAMFTVFIKKTGDFQAGNLPLSALVNEGAGASTDDVGSGEIELGEGAIVDLGQGEEPIIANPARPNAQFDPFFLSIVTQIGAALELPRDELLLLYNTSYSAARAAMLQAWRFYSLRRWWLTCDFCQPGRELVIDEAVARGMIELPGYGDPAKRRAYLQALWIGPARGAIDELKEANAAGKRIEIGVSNEHLETAAMTGEPWQVVFRQRAREVEQRRQAGLYTPPKGAESAPPEPKQPDEE; this comes from the coding sequence ATGGGCCTGTTCAAGAAGAACCCCGCTGAGCTGCTCATGCGGGAAGCGCTGCGTCTGGCGAAGGCCACCGCAGCGCCGGGCCAGGTCGTCGCGCAGGGCGGCGGTGGTGGTGTCGAGACCCGCTGGCGGGGTGCCTCCCGGGTGCTGCGCAGCATGGCCAGCTGGATTCCCGGTCTCGGCAGTCCCCGTCGTGACCTGCCCAGCAACGAGCGCCGCATGCTGATCGCGCGCTCGCACGATGCCATGCGCAACCACCTGCTGGCCCGTGGCGTAATCTCCCGGCTGCGCACCAACGTCGTGGGCACCGGCCTGGTCTGTCGGGCGCAGGTCGACCAGGTGGCGCTCGGGATCAGCGAGGCCGAAGCCGAACGGCTCAACGCCTTGCTGGATTGGGTGTGGAACCTCTACGCCGACAACCCGATGGAGTGTGATGCCGAGGGTCAGCTCAACCACTACCAGCTCCAGGCTCTGGCGTTGGTCTCTTCCATGGTCAGTGGCGATCTGCTGGTGGCCACCCCGGACGAGGAACGTCCAGGGTGCGTGTTCAGCACCCGTCTGCAGCTGATCGAGGGCGACCGCGTGGCCAACCCGAATTTCGCCCCGGATCGCGAAGGGCTGGTGGATGGGGTGGAGTTCGACCGGCTCGGTGCTCCGGTCGCCTTCCATGTCTGCCGTGGCTACCCCGGCGACCTGACGGCGGGTAGCTCGATGGCCTGGGACCGGCTCCCGGTGTTCGGCGCGGCTACTGGCCGGCGCCGCGTCCTGCATGTGATGGCCGACAAATCTCGGCCCGGGCAGAAGCGCGGCGCACCCTACTTGGCGCCGATCCTGGAGCCGCTGCAGAAGCTGGAGCGCTACAGCAGCGCCGAGCTGATGGCGGCGGTGGTGTCGGCGATGTTCACGGTGTTCATCAAGAAAACCGGAGATTTCCAGGCCGGCAACCTGCCTTTGTCGGCCCTGGTCAACGAGGGCGCCGGGGCCAGCACTGATGACGTGGGCTCCGGTGAGATCGAACTGGGCGAGGGCGCCATCGTTGACCTGGGGCAAGGTGAAGAGCCGATCATCGCCAACCCGGCGCGACCCAACGCGCAGTTCGACCCGTTCTTCCTCTCCATCGTCACCCAGATCGGTGCGGCGCTGGAGTTGCCGCGCGACGAACTGTTGCTGCTCTACAACACCAGCTACAGCGCCGCTCGTGCCGCCATGCTGCAGGCCTGGCGCTTCTACAGTCTGCGCCGCTGGTGGCTGACCTGCGACTTCTGCCAGCCCGGCCGCGAGCTGGTGATCGACGAGGCGGTGGCCCGGGGAATGATCGAGCTGCCGGGGTACGGTGATCCGGCCAAGCGTCGGGCGTACCTTCAGGCGCTCTGGATCGGTCCTGCCCGTGGCGCCATCGACGAACTGAAGGAAGCCAACGCGGCGGGCAAGCGCATCGAGATCGGCGTCAGCAACGAGCACCTGGAGACGGCGGCAATGACAGGCGAGCCCTGGCAGGTCGTGTTCCGCCAGCGCGCCCGCGAGGTCGAACAACGGCGCCAGGCCGGTCTGTACACCCCGCCCAAGGGCGCCGAGTCGGCGCCCCCTGAGCCGAAACAACCCGACGAGGAATAA
- a CDS encoding S49 family peptidase gives MPRAFELAASQPWLMLPHALDNLLAIADRMGDPAALVTKQGQRLETARTVTVRDGVAIVPVVGPIFRYANLFTEISGATSTQVLATDIRAALDDPNIKAIILNVDSPGGIASGINELAEMIYEGRARKRIVAYGGGTVASAAYWIASAASEIVLDATAVAGSIGTVIDAVVEGEDAGGRRRYQIVSRNAPNKRPDLSTEEGRAKVAETVDALSDVFEAKVARNLGVQVTKLPEMGDKGGLRVGAAAVEHGLAHRLGSLDSLITELAKPAATTLRKPSMTTVTTTAELRAAIAAGTDPNVIEIAAQPNLDEIRTEARTEGAKSERERLKGINALASKGFEKEIEAAIDSGATVEATALQLFRAAGERGITLAGIKLDSTSATTTTPPAGDKAEQEHKAAVNYIVAGANAR, from the coding sequence ATGCCCCGCGCATTCGAGCTGGCTGCCTCGCAGCCCTGGCTGATGCTGCCCCACGCCCTGGATAACCTGCTGGCCATCGCTGATCGCATGGGAGATCCGGCCGCACTGGTGACCAAGCAGGGGCAGCGACTGGAGACAGCCCGTACCGTGACCGTCCGCGATGGTGTGGCCATCGTCCCGGTGGTCGGGCCGATCTTCCGTTACGCCAACCTGTTCACCGAGATCAGCGGCGCCACCAGCACCCAGGTGCTGGCCACCGATATCCGCGCCGCCCTGGATGACCCGAACATCAAGGCCATCATCCTCAACGTCGACAGTCCGGGCGGCATCGCCTCCGGCATCAACGAGCTGGCCGAGATGATCTACGAAGGCCGGGCGCGCAAGCGCATCGTGGCCTACGGCGGCGGCACGGTGGCCAGTGCGGCCTACTGGATCGCCTCGGCCGCCAGCGAAATCGTGCTCGATGCCACGGCGGTCGCCGGCAGCATCGGCACGGTCATCGATGCGGTAGTGGAGGGCGAGGATGCTGGCGGGCGCAGGCGCTACCAGATCGTCAGCCGCAACGCCCCGAACAAACGCCCCGACCTCAGCACCGAAGAAGGCCGCGCCAAGGTGGCCGAAACGGTGGACGCCCTGTCCGATGTGTTCGAGGCCAAGGTGGCCCGCAACCTCGGCGTGCAAGTCACCAAGCTCCCCGAGATGGGCGACAAGGGCGGCCTGCGGGTCGGCGCTGCTGCCGTTGAGCACGGCCTGGCGCACCGGCTCGGCTCGCTCGATTCCCTGATCACCGAACTGGCCAAACCGGCCGCAACCACCCTGAGGAAACCCAGCATGACCACCGTCACCACCACGGCGGAGTTGCGTGCCGCCATCGCTGCCGGCACCGATCCCAACGTCATCGAGATCGCGGCTCAGCCGAATCTGGACGAGATCCGCACTGAGGCCCGCACCGAGGGCGCGAAGAGCGAGCGCGAGCGCCTGAAGGGCATCAACGCCCTGGCCTCCAAGGGCTTCGAGAAGGAAATCGAGGCCGCCATCGACAGCGGCGCCACCGTCGAAGCGACCGCCCTGCAGCTGTTCAGGGCGGCCGGCGAGCGCGGCATCACCCTGGCCGGAATCAAGCTGGACAGCACCAGCGCCACCACCACCACCCCGCCGGCCGGTGACAAGGCCGAGCAAGAACACAAAGCCGCCGTCAACTACATCGTGGCCGGCGCCAACGCCCGCTGA
- a CDS encoding head decoration protein, with protein MPNPERNTYTPDQLMAGDFPAVKRSGVIAAGQQLSRGAVLGEVTASGEFKLSASAASDGSQTPSVVLDEDIDTTGGAAPAPLLLTGEVLGSVLTLGAGHTLAAVRKALRPLSIFVR; from the coding sequence ATGCCGAACCCCGAACGCAACACCTACACGCCGGACCAACTGATGGCCGGTGACTTCCCCGCCGTGAAGCGCTCCGGCGTGATCGCCGCCGGTCAGCAGCTTTCCCGGGGTGCCGTCCTGGGCGAAGTCACCGCTTCCGGCGAATTCAAACTCTCGGCTAGCGCCGCCAGCGACGGCTCGCAAACCCCGTCCGTGGTGCTCGACGAGGACATCGACACCACGGGTGGTGCGGCTCCGGCCCCGCTGCTGCTGACCGGTGAGGTACTGGGCTCGGTCCTGACCCTCGGCGCCGGCCACACCCTGGCAGCTGTCCGCAAGGCGCTGCGCCCCCTGTCCATCTTCGTGCGCTGA